In Sporosarcina psychrophila, a genomic segment contains:
- the flhA gene encoding flagellar biosynthesis protein FlhA, producing MQFRDIGVLAAVIMIVAMLVIPLPPWLLSFLIIINITLGLLVLLTAMNMQEALQFSIFPTLLLLLTLFRLGLNVSTTRAILSNGDAGGVVETFGTFVTGGNIVVGLVIFVILVIIQFIVITKGAERVSEVAARFTLDAMPGKQMSIDADLNAGMISETEARTRREKVSNEADFYGAMDGATKFVKGDAIAGIIIVIINLLVGMIIGVAQMGLPFAEAAILFSQLTVGDGIVSQIPALLISTATGIVVTRAASKGNLGSDITNQLLGQPKLLYVAAVTVLLLGLATPINDIFTLPIAITLAVAAYIMSKKEVEDPKELLEMEEDVETEGLKSPENVVNLLNVDPIEFEFGYGLIPLVDATQGGDLLDRVVMIRRQLAIELGLVIPVVRIRDNIQLQPNEYRIKIKGSELARGELLLDHYLAMSPGGDDSIEGIDTIEPSFGLPAKWITEDVKEDAEILGYTVVDPPSVVSTHLTEVIRANAADLIGRQETKQLVDHVRETFPILVDELTPTPLSIGEIQKVLAKLLNEHVSVRNLPIIFETLADYSKYTSDVDVLTEYARQALARQITNQYASAGQSLKVLTVSGKVEKMIADSIQQTEQGNYLSLDPQHSQEILESIAGEVERVALMDQSPVVLCTPAIRMYLRQITERYFPQIPVLSYNELEASIEVQSVGVVDI from the coding sequence ATGCAATTCAGAGATATAGGAGTACTCGCGGCGGTAATCATGATCGTTGCGATGCTTGTCATCCCGCTTCCACCATGGCTTTTAAGTTTCTTGATAATTATAAATATTACACTTGGACTTTTAGTTCTTTTAACTGCCATGAACATGCAGGAAGCGTTACAGTTTTCAATTTTCCCTACCTTATTACTTTTGCTTACACTTTTCCGTTTGGGCCTTAACGTTTCAACGACTCGGGCAATTTTGTCAAACGGAGATGCGGGTGGAGTTGTTGAAACGTTCGGTACCTTTGTTACGGGAGGAAATATCGTCGTCGGTCTCGTTATCTTCGTCATCCTTGTCATTATTCAGTTTATCGTCATTACAAAAGGGGCGGAAAGGGTTTCTGAAGTAGCTGCCCGTTTTACGCTCGATGCAATGCCAGGGAAACAGATGAGTATCGATGCTGACTTGAACGCCGGTATGATTTCTGAAACAGAAGCACGAACGAGACGTGAAAAAGTCAGTAACGAAGCCGACTTTTATGGAGCAATGGATGGGGCAACAAAGTTCGTTAAAGGAGACGCAATTGCCGGTATTATTATCGTTATTATCAACCTACTTGTTGGGATGATAATAGGGGTAGCTCAAATGGGACTGCCATTTGCAGAAGCTGCCATCCTCTTCTCACAATTGACGGTCGGTGATGGTATCGTTTCACAAATACCAGCCCTCCTTATCTCAACTGCAACAGGTATTGTTGTTACACGTGCCGCGTCAAAAGGGAACTTGGGGTCTGATATAACAAATCAGCTTCTTGGACAGCCCAAACTTCTTTACGTCGCAGCTGTAACAGTGTTGTTACTTGGTCTTGCTACTCCTATTAATGACATATTTACACTTCCGATTGCAATTACACTTGCCGTCGCGGCCTATATAATGTCTAAGAAGGAAGTAGAAGATCCTAAAGAACTATTGGAGATGGAAGAAGATGTTGAAACGGAAGGTCTTAAAAGTCCAGAGAATGTCGTCAATCTACTTAATGTAGATCCAATCGAATTCGAGTTTGGCTATGGGCTTATCCCGCTCGTTGACGCGACGCAAGGGGGGGATTTACTCGACCGTGTCGTCATGATTCGTAGGCAGCTTGCAATTGAGCTGGGTCTTGTTATTCCGGTTGTTCGTATTAGGGATAATATCCAGTTACAACCAAATGAGTATAGAATTAAGATTAAGGGAAGTGAATTAGCAAGAGGGGAATTACTTCTCGATCACTACCTAGCGATGAGTCCGGGTGGAGATGATTCGATTGAAGGGATTGATACAATCGAGCCATCATTCGGACTTCCTGCCAAATGGATAACGGAAGATGTGAAAGAAGATGCAGAGATTCTCGGTTATACGGTTGTTGACCCGCCGAGTGTTGTGTCAACGCATCTGACAGAAGTCATTCGTGCGAATGCTGCGGATTTGATTGGCCGTCAAGAAACAAAACAACTTGTCGATCATGTGCGTGAAACATTCCCGATTCTTGTCGACGAGCTCACGCCTACGCCGTTATCGATTGGTGAAATTCAAAAAGTACTTGCGAAGTTGTTGAACGAGCATGTTTCGGTACGGAACTTGCCAATCATCTTTGAAACACTTGCGGATTATTCGAAATATACATCAGATGTTGACGTCTTAACAGAGTATGCTAGACAGGCTCTTGCAAGGCAAATTACAAATCAGTATGCATCGGCTGGGCAATCGCTTAAAGTGTTAACCGTCTCTGGCAAAGTTGAAAAAATGATTGCAGATAGTATCCAGCAAACGGAACAAGGTAATTATTTATCACTCGACCCACAACATTCCCAGGAAATCCTCGAGTCGATTGCTGGGGAAGTAGAACGTGTCGCATTGATGGATCAATCGCCGGTCGTTCTCTGTACGCCAGCAATCCGCATGTATTTGAGGCAAATAACGGAACGATACTTCCCTCAAATTCCAGTATTATCTTACAATGAACTTGAAGCTTCAATTGAAGTCCAAAGTGTTGGGGTGGTGGATATCTGA
- the flhF gene encoding flagellar biosynthesis protein FlhF, with product MKMKKYTAETMVEAMKKVRMDFGDDALILSSNVVKSKGFLGLFKKKSVEVVAGFDEPVSKIEEIVLPPTSLHVERGDDTSAALKKEMSEMKKMLKDMQQAATHSRFPDEVKPLLTHLEKQGLSTNIITELGEDLYDRMKAEKKDFTNEEQLLIVKQLLERQIGELPFGGISFNKKFINVLGPTGVGKTTTIAKIAARALLEKKKKIGFITTDTYRIAAIEQLRTYANLLQAPVEIAYNSKDFEQAIEKLADRDLIFIDTAGRNYKEAKFVEDLTRLIDFSLDMESYLVLSMTSKEEDMRAIIEQFKSFSVEKFIFTKMDETGSIGPMFNLMKDYGIGTAYYTDGQEVPEDITEADSTKLISLLVKGAHDA from the coding sequence ATGAAAATGAAAAAATATACAGCGGAAACAATGGTAGAAGCCATGAAAAAAGTTCGTATGGACTTTGGGGATGATGCACTCATCCTTAGTTCAAATGTCGTTAAATCTAAAGGGTTTCTAGGCCTGTTTAAAAAGAAATCTGTGGAAGTTGTTGCGGGTTTTGATGAACCGGTTTCGAAAATAGAAGAAATTGTTCTTCCACCTACTTCATTGCACGTTGAAAGAGGTGACGATACGTCCGCAGCATTAAAAAAAGAAATGAGCGAAATGAAAAAGATGTTGAAGGATATGCAGCAAGCCGCTACTCATTCCCGTTTTCCGGATGAAGTGAAACCGTTACTTACTCATCTAGAAAAACAGGGATTGTCCACAAATATTATCACTGAGTTGGGTGAGGATCTTTACGATAGGATGAAAGCGGAGAAAAAAGATTTCACAAATGAAGAACAACTACTCATCGTAAAACAACTTCTTGAACGGCAAATCGGTGAATTGCCGTTCGGGGGCATTTCTTTCAATAAAAAGTTCATTAATGTTCTTGGACCAACAGGGGTTGGAAAGACCACAACCATTGCTAAAATTGCTGCAAGGGCACTTCTTGAAAAGAAGAAGAAGATCGGTTTTATCACCACTGACACGTACCGAATTGCAGCAATTGAACAGCTACGTACATATGCGAACTTGTTACAAGCTCCTGTAGAGATTGCATATAACAGCAAGGATTTCGAACAAGCAATCGAAAAATTGGCTGACCGTGACCTGATATTTATTGATACGGCAGGTCGAAATTACAAAGAGGCTAAATTCGTAGAAGATTTGACACGTTTAATCGATTTTTCGCTTGATATGGAATCGTATCTTGTTCTTTCAATGACGTCTAAAGAGGAAGACATGCGGGCAATTATTGAACAGTTCAAGTCATTTTCGGTTGAAAAGTTCATCTTCACGAAAATGGATGAAACCGGTTCAATTGGTCCGATGTTTAATCTTATGAAGGACTATGGTATTGGAACCGCGTATTACACGGATGGTCAGGAAGTGCCGGAAGATATTACCGAGGCAGATAGTACGAAACTGATTTCATTGTTAGTAAAGGGTGCTCATGATGCGTGA
- a CDS encoding chemotaxis protein CheA has translation MDTNQYLEMFIDESKEHLQACNEHLLELEKNPLDLAIVNEVFRSAHTLKGMSATMGYEDIADLTHMMENVLDAIRNSKIRVTAEILDVVFQAVDYLEEMVMDIASGGTGKKDVTKLVESLNRIEVGGAVVAETAAAVVLEDKVSHEDSLRYDGYEMTVLSQSFEQGFSAFEINVKLRDDCLLKAARVYMVFEILEKSGEIIKSEPKVERLENEDFNETFTVALITKEDADVLKAKVLKVSEIESVTVIPVTTDYLMRDTDEESAKESESITPTTIDADAKKGKRNSGVQSGNKTIRVNIDRLDVLMNLFEELIIDRGRLQSIASEIHNPELNETVERITRVSGDLQNIILNMRMIPVETVFNRFPKMVRQLARDLNKKVELEIIGAETELDRTVIDEIGDPLVHLIRNALDHGIESPAERVAKGKPEEGTVTLRAYHSGNHVFIELEDDGAGVNRERVLAKAIKSGIVTKETAETLTDRQVAELILASGFSTAEKISDVSGRGVGLDVVKNTIESLGGFMSIESKEGQGSLFQVQLPLTLSIISVMLVELKKEVFAIPLSSIIETAIIQTSEIMNAHNQQVIDFRGNIIPLLNLTEIFEIPEQNGELDGYQSVVIVRKGERLAGLVVDSFIGQQEIVLKSLGNYLQSVFAISGATILGNGQVALIVDCNALIK, from the coding sequence ATGGATACAAATCAATACTTGGAAATGTTTATAGATGAGAGTAAGGAGCATCTACAAGCATGCAACGAACATCTGTTGGAACTCGAGAAAAACCCGCTAGATCTTGCCATTGTAAATGAAGTATTCCGGTCCGCTCATACGTTGAAAGGGATGTCGGCAACAATGGGATATGAAGACATCGCCGATCTTACACATATGATGGAAAATGTATTGGACGCAATCCGTAATTCGAAAATTCGTGTTACAGCTGAAATTTTGGATGTCGTTTTTCAAGCTGTCGATTACCTTGAAGAGATGGTGATGGATATCGCCTCAGGTGGAACCGGTAAGAAGGATGTAACCAAACTTGTTGAATCATTGAACAGGATTGAAGTTGGTGGGGCGGTGGTAGCTGAAACTGCAGCAGCTGTTGTACTAGAAGATAAAGTTAGCCATGAAGATTCACTTCGTTATGATGGGTACGAAATGACTGTCCTTAGTCAATCATTTGAGCAAGGATTTAGCGCATTTGAAATTAATGTGAAACTACGAGACGATTGTTTATTGAAAGCAGCAAGGGTGTATATGGTATTTGAAATACTGGAAAAATCCGGTGAAATCATTAAATCTGAGCCCAAAGTAGAACGGCTAGAAAATGAAGACTTTAACGAAACGTTTACAGTGGCGCTTATTACAAAAGAAGATGCGGATGTTTTGAAAGCCAAAGTATTAAAAGTGTCCGAAATTGAAAGCGTGACTGTCATACCTGTTACAACTGATTATTTGATGCGTGATACAGATGAAGAGTCCGCTAAAGAGTCAGAATCGATTACGCCTACTACTATAGATGCAGATGCTAAAAAAGGGAAACGCAACTCAGGCGTACAATCCGGTAATAAAACAATTCGTGTGAATATTGATAGACTTGATGTTCTCATGAATCTTTTCGAAGAGCTGATCATTGATCGGGGAAGACTTCAATCAATTGCAAGTGAAATCCATAACCCAGAATTGAATGAAACGGTCGAACGGATTACACGTGTATCTGGTGACTTGCAAAACATCATCTTGAACATGCGCATGATACCGGTTGAGACTGTATTCAATCGTTTCCCTAAAATGGTCAGGCAGTTGGCACGTGATCTTAACAAGAAAGTTGAACTCGAAATCATTGGAGCTGAAACTGAACTTGATCGAACAGTTATTGACGAAATCGGGGATCCGCTTGTTCACTTGATTCGTAATGCACTGGATCATGGTATCGAAAGTCCGGCTGAGCGTGTTGCCAAAGGGAAGCCTGAAGAAGGTACTGTAACTTTACGTGCTTATCATTCAGGTAATCATGTATTTATAGAGCTTGAAGACGATGGAGCCGGTGTCAATCGTGAACGTGTACTTGCAAAAGCAATTAAAAGTGGCATTGTAACAAAAGAGACAGCTGAAACACTGACGGACCGTCAAGTAGCTGAACTCATTCTGGCATCTGGATTCTCGACAGCTGAAAAAATTTCGGATGTATCTGGACGCGGTGTAGGGTTAGATGTCGTGAAAAATACCATTGAATCGCTCGGCGGGTTTATGTCAATTGAATCGAAAGAAGGACAAGGTTCCTTATTCCAAGTTCAACTTCCATTAACCTTATCAATCATTTCCGTTATGCTAGTAGAATTGAAAAAAGAAGTGTTTGCAATTCCTTTGTCATCAATCATTGAGACGGCTATCATTCAGACTTCTGAAATTATGAATGCGCATAACCAACAAGTTATCGATTTCCGTGGCAATATCATACCACTATTAAATTTGACGGAAATTTTCGAAATACCAGAACAAAATGGTGAGTTGGATGGCTATCAGTCTGTAGTTATTGTCCGTAAAGGCGAAAGATTAGCGGGACTGGTTGTCGATTCATTCATTGGGCAACAGGAAATTGTGTTGAAATCGCTTGGTAATTATTTGCAAAGTGTATTCGCGATATCCGGTGCAACGATTCTTGGAAATGGACAAGTTGCACTCATTGTCGATTGCAACGCATTGATTAAATAA
- the flhB gene encoding flagellar biosynthesis protein FlhB produces the protein MMLRLDLQFFAGEKTEKATPKKRQDSRKKGQVLKSQDVTSAILLLAVFLFLFFAAGFMRDRFFVFFHQAFTEYIPISNLDEDQAMLIYGDVLIQMAFLLLPVMLIAVVAGVAGNLFQFGLLLTAEPLKMDLKKIDPIKGLKRIFSIRAIIELMKSVLKISFIGTTTTLILMSNIDKVLGLAFKSPWDILTTVGQLAALMGITAAFVLLFISILDFMYQKYDYEKNLRMSKQDIKDEYKNSEGDPLIKSKIKQRQREMSMRRMMQEVPNADVVITNPTHYAIALKYKDGDMDAPIVVAKGVDFVAQKIKLIATENNIVMVENRPLARALYDDVEIGGRIPEEFFKAIAEILAYVYRIQRKI, from the coding sequence ATGATGTTGCGGCTTGATCTGCAATTCTTCGCAGGGGAAAAGACCGAAAAAGCCACTCCTAAAAAACGTCAAGATTCTCGAAAAAAAGGCCAGGTTTTAAAAAGCCAGGATGTTACAAGTGCAATCCTGCTACTTGCCGTGTTCCTTTTCCTGTTTTTTGCCGCAGGATTTATGAGGGACCGCTTTTTCGTGTTTTTCCATCAGGCATTCACTGAATATATACCTATATCTAATCTAGATGAGGATCAGGCAATGCTCATTTATGGAGATGTCTTAATCCAAATGGCATTTCTTTTATTACCCGTCATGCTCATTGCCGTAGTTGCAGGGGTGGCAGGGAATCTATTTCAGTTCGGTTTGCTTCTTACTGCTGAACCATTGAAAATGGATTTGAAGAAAATAGATCCAATTAAAGGACTTAAGCGAATTTTTTCAATCCGTGCCATTATTGAATTAATGAAGTCGGTACTAAAAATTTCATTTATCGGAACAACTACAACACTTATCCTCATGTCGAATATCGATAAAGTACTAGGACTGGCATTTAAAAGCCCCTGGGACATATTAACGACGGTCGGGCAACTTGCCGCATTGATGGGAATAACGGCAGCATTTGTTTTGTTATTCATATCAATTCTTGACTTTATGTATCAAAAATATGACTATGAAAAAAATCTCCGAATGTCCAAACAGGATATTAAGGATGAATATAAAAACTCTGAAGGGGATCCCCTTATAAAATCTAAGATCAAGCAGCGCCAACGCGAAATGTCGATGCGACGTATGATGCAGGAAGTGCCCAATGCAGATGTCGTCATCACTAATCCGACCCATTATGCAATTGCACTGAAGTATAAGGATGGGGATATGGATGCGCCCATCGTTGTTGCAAAAGGTGTTGATTTCGTCGCTCAAAAGATTAAATTGATTGCCACTGAAAACAACATTGTCATGGTAGAAAACAGGCCACTTGCCAGAGCGCTCTATGACGATGTTGAAATTGGAGGAAGGATTCCTGAAGAGTTCTTCAAAGCAATAGCTGAAATACTCGCGTATGTATACAGAATTCAACGTAAAATTTGA
- a CDS encoding protein-glutamate methylesterase/protein-glutamine glutaminase: MRKGVDDLNTGNRKKVLVVDDSAFMRKLISDFLSGHPEIEVIGTARNGKEAVEKVETLKPDVVTMDIEMPIMDGLEALKEIMSRNPLPIVMLSSTTKIGAENTMLAMEYGAVDFVAKPGGAISLNLHEVKEEILGKVIAASEVRLATLTRKITGRRLTHVISSNPVTKPVGKVAEIPTFIPSRSQLTNVSKNKIPKTGKTFVIIGTSTGGPRALQEVLTGIPALIGVPILVVQHMPPGFTKSLADRLDGLCDIHVKEAEDGELLENGTAYIAPGGKHLKMMKKGMFYYVRLDAVDPPRAGHRPSVDVLLESAAENTELNFLTVIMTGMGYDGKNGMEVLRKNGKTITIAESAKTSVVYGMPKAIKEAGFADEVVDLHDISESIIGIIKS; encoded by the coding sequence TTGCGAAAGGGCGTGGATGATTTGAATACAGGCAATCGTAAGAAAGTGTTGGTTGTGGATGATTCGGCATTTATGCGTAAGCTTATATCTGACTTCCTGTCGGGCCATCCGGAAATTGAAGTAATAGGAACTGCACGCAATGGTAAAGAGGCCGTCGAAAAAGTAGAAACTTTGAAGCCGGACGTTGTGACCATGGATATTGAAATGCCAATTATGGATGGTCTCGAAGCGTTAAAAGAAATTATGTCGCGCAATCCATTGCCGATTGTCATGTTGTCGAGCACAACAAAAATTGGTGCGGAGAACACCATGCTCGCTATGGAATACGGTGCAGTTGACTTCGTTGCGAAACCGGGTGGGGCAATATCCTTGAATCTTCACGAGGTGAAGGAAGAAATTCTAGGAAAAGTCATTGCCGCTTCAGAGGTACGGCTGGCTACGCTGACAAGAAAAATTACGGGGCGACGTTTGACGCATGTGATTAGTTCAAACCCAGTTACTAAACCGGTTGGAAAAGTTGCTGAAATACCTACCTTTATCCCTAGTCGGAGTCAGTTAACGAATGTGTCCAAAAATAAGATTCCCAAAACAGGCAAAACATTTGTTATAATAGGCACATCGACAGGGGGACCTAGGGCACTGCAAGAAGTGCTGACGGGTATACCCGCATTAATCGGTGTTCCAATTCTAGTTGTTCAACATATGCCTCCAGGTTTTACAAAATCCCTTGCAGATAGACTGGACGGTCTTTGTGATATTCATGTAAAAGAAGCAGAAGATGGCGAGTTGCTTGAAAATGGTACAGCCTATATTGCACCGGGTGGCAAACATCTTAAAATGATGAAAAAAGGCATGTTCTATTATGTTCGGCTAGATGCAGTGGATCCTCCACGAGCGGGACATCGCCCATCCGTTGATGTTCTGTTGGAGTCAGCTGCCGAGAATACAGAGTTGAACTTTTTGACCGTTATCATGACAGGCATGGGGTATGACGGGAAAAACGGTATGGAAGTGTTACGAAAAAATGGTAAAACAATTACTATTGCAGAATCGGCAAAGACATCAGTCGTATATGGCATGCCAAAAGCAATAAAAGAAGCTGGTTTTGCCGATGAGGTCGTTGACTTACACGATATTTCAGAATCGATTATTGGTATTATAAAGTCTTGA
- a CDS encoding MinD/ParA family protein has product MMRDQAETLRLKMLKSQGKLSKSIAIVSGKGGVGKSNFSTNFAHALLAKGKKVIIIDMDIGMGNIHILLGMAPRNSLTDYLLNKVEIDEVVNEAPGGLSFISGGSGLDMVMEWSAAMFDRLIQAFEYLQQKYDFILFDMGAGATQRSIELIVAVDEIIVISTTEPTSITDAYSMMKFICLQDPDKVFSIVSNRVSKGDDGNDAVTRLQYAMRKFLGKETKILGFLPEDPVVHKAVLAQEPFLLLYPKAPISQRMMAIAESFVSPSSEEGFKQGEGFLGKMRSIFAKGRG; this is encoded by the coding sequence ATGATGCGTGATCAGGCGGAAACACTTAGGCTCAAGATGCTGAAGTCCCAAGGTAAACTGTCAAAATCGATTGCCATTGTCAGTGGTAAAGGGGGTGTTGGGAAATCGAATTTCTCAACAAATTTCGCCCATGCGCTTTTAGCTAAAGGTAAAAAAGTAATTATCATTGATATGGACATTGGAATGGGCAACATCCACATTCTTCTTGGTATGGCACCGCGGAATAGTTTGACAGACTATTTACTTAATAAGGTAGAAATTGATGAAGTGGTAAATGAAGCGCCTGGAGGTTTGTCGTTCATTTCTGGGGGTTCTGGGCTGGATATGGTGATGGAATGGTCAGCAGCTATGTTCGATAGGCTAATCCAAGCGTTTGAATATTTACAACAAAAATATGATTTTATCTTGTTTGATATGGGAGCGGGGGCAACGCAACGTTCAATCGAATTGATTGTCGCTGTCGATGAAATTATTGTCATTTCGACAACTGAACCAACATCCATCACGGATGCCTATTCCATGATGAAATTTATTTGTTTGCAAGATCCCGATAAGGTATTCAGCATCGTCAGTAACCGTGTTTCAAAGGGGGATGATGGCAATGATGCTGTAACGAGACTTCAATATGCTATGCGTAAGTTCTTAGGGAAAGAGACTAAGATTCTTGGCTTCCTACCTGAAGATCCTGTAGTTCATAAGGCTGTACTTGCACAGGAGCCATTTTTACTGCTATATCCCAAAGCTCCTATATCCCAAAGAATGATGGCAATTGCAGAGTCGTTTGTTAGTCCAAGTTCTGAAGAGGGGTTCAAACAAGGAGAAGGATTCCTCGGTAAAATGAGAAGTATATTTGCGAAAGGGCGTGGATGA